The following proteins are co-located in the Solirubrobacterales bacterium genome:
- the disA gene encoding DNA integrity scanning diadenylate cyclase DisA: MVSPDGDEFQELETRLDPRLLRALDMVAPGTPLREGIDSIIQSHTGGLILIAEADEVSFLFSGGIKLDIDYTPALLYQVAKMDGAIVLDPGAKKICWANVQLMPDPTILSMETGTRHRTAERVSKQTDALVISISERREVVSLYIEGMKCILQEIPMVLSKANQGLATLEKYRSRLDQLSARLTSLEFMGSCTLHDVLSVLQRAESVTRMAAEVERYIIELGTEGRLIEMQLEETVVGVFGDRSALVRDYAVVDTEEQIERTISELAGLPHQDLLDFGRLAELLGYDRKTSPLDVAVSPRGYRILSRIPRLPRLVVQKVVHQFGDLEAIMNASQEELEAIDGMGEARAREIREGLRRLQEVDIVDRYP, encoded by the coding sequence ATGGTTTCGCCCGACGGGGATGAGTTTCAGGAGCTTGAGACTCGCCTCGATCCCCGCCTACTACGCGCCCTGGACATGGTCGCCCCCGGAACCCCGCTCCGGGAGGGGATAGACAGCATCATCCAGTCGCATACCGGCGGCCTCATCCTGATTGCCGAGGCCGACGAGGTCTCGTTCCTGTTCAGCGGCGGGATCAAGCTCGACATCGACTACACGCCGGCGCTGCTCTACCAGGTGGCGAAGATGGACGGCGCGATCGTCCTCGATCCGGGCGCCAAGAAGATCTGCTGGGCGAACGTCCAGCTGATGCCGGACCCGACCATCCTCTCGATGGAGACCGGCACGCGCCACCGGACCGCTGAGCGAGTCTCGAAACAGACGGACGCGCTCGTGATCTCGATCTCGGAGCGCCGCGAAGTCGTGTCGCTCTACATCGAAGGGATGAAGTGCATCCTCCAGGAGATCCCGATGGTGCTGTCGAAGGCGAACCAGGGACTGGCCACGCTGGAGAAGTACCGCTCCCGGCTGGATCAGCTTTCGGCGCGCCTCACGAGTCTGGAGTTCATGGGGAGTTGCACGCTTCACGACGTGCTCTCGGTGCTCCAGCGTGCCGAGTCCGTGACCAGGATGGCCGCCGAGGTGGAGCGGTACATCATCGAGCTGGGCACCGAGGGCCGGTTGATCGAGATGCAGCTCGAGGAGACGGTGGTCGGCGTGTTCGGGGACCGCTCCGCCCTGGTTCGTGACTACGCCGTGGTCGACACCGAGGAGCAGATCGAGCGCACAATCAGCGAGCTGGCGGGGCTTCCCCATCAGGATCTGCTCGACTTCGGGCGCCTCGCCGAGTTGCTCGGCTACGACCGGAAGACGAGCCCGCTGGATGTGGCAGTCTCGCCGCGGGGGTACCGGATCCTGTCACGGATCCCGCGACTACCGCGCCTGGTCGTCCAGAAGGTCGTCCACCAGTTTGGCGATCTGGAGGCGATCATGAACGC
- the ilvA gene encoding threonine ammonia-lyase translates to MGSPRARTPEQSVSAADVERAAELIAGEVRETPVLPAGELSRRLRAPVVLKAECLQLTGSFKVRGVFHKMGRLSRDELDRGVVAASAGNHAQAVALAAARMNSRSDLFMPTEAPLAKLSAVRAYGGEVHLVEGSYEEAGEAARAFAEREGKTLVPPFDDPEIVAGQGSVGLEIARQAPATRLVVVPLGGGGLASGVAIAIKSRLGNAQVIGVQAEACAPYPESLAAHRPIGARSASTICDGIAVKRPGDLTLPLVERHLDGVATVSDDEVAEAMVLLLERSKLVVEGAGAAGAAALLAGKVKPPADGETCVVLSGGNVDATRLAECIRLGETAAGRRIVLWTVVPDRPGALAALLRVVAEHGANVVDVEHIREGVELHVRETAIELVLQIDGPEHGKRILDAVRAEGFSTRLER, encoded by the coding sequence ATGGGCTCGCCTCGTGCGCGAACTCCAGAGCAGTCGGTAAGCGCCGCCGACGTCGAGCGGGCTGCCGAGCTCATTGCAGGCGAAGTCCGCGAGACGCCGGTGCTTCCCGCGGGAGAGCTGTCACGCAGGCTCCGCGCGCCCGTGGTCCTGAAGGCGGAGTGCCTGCAGCTCACGGGGTCGTTCAAGGTCCGGGGCGTCTTTCACAAGATGGGCCGGCTCTCACGGGACGAGCTGGATAGGGGAGTGGTGGCGGCGAGCGCCGGCAACCACGCTCAGGCCGTCGCCCTGGCGGCCGCACGCATGAACTCCCGGTCCGACCTCTTCATGCCGACCGAGGCGCCACTGGCCAAGCTGTCCGCGGTCAGAGCCTACGGAGGCGAGGTCCACCTGGTGGAGGGCTCCTACGAAGAGGCGGGAGAGGCCGCGCGGGCTTTCGCCGAGCGCGAGGGCAAGACGCTCGTACCACCCTTCGACGACCCTGAGATCGTCGCCGGCCAGGGCAGTGTGGGGCTAGAGATCGCCCGCCAGGCGCCGGCTACGAGGCTGGTGGTCGTGCCGCTCGGTGGCGGCGGGTTGGCATCAGGGGTGGCGATCGCGATCAAGTCGCGGCTGGGGAACGCGCAGGTGATCGGGGTGCAGGCGGAGGCCTGCGCGCCGTACCCGGAATCGCTTGCCGCCCACCGTCCCATCGGCGCCCGCTCGGCGAGCACGATCTGCGACGGGATCGCGGTCAAGCGCCCCGGTGACCTGACGCTGCCGTTGGTGGAGCGCCATCTCGACGGGGTCGCGACCGTGTCCGACGACGAGGTCGCCGAGGCGATGGTGCTACTGCTGGAACGCTCCAAGCTGGTCGTGGAAGGCGCCGGCGCCGCGGGCGCCGCGGCGCTTCTGGCGGGCAAGGTCAAGCCGCCCGCGGACGGTGAGACCTGTGTGGTGCTTTCGGGTGGGAACGTGGATGCCACGCGGCTTGCCGAGTGCATCCGGCTCGGCGAGACCGCTGCCGGGCGGCGGATCGTGCTGTGGACGGTGGTCCCCGATCGGCCAGGAGCGCTGGCTGCGCTGCTGCGGGTGGTCGCCGAGCACGGCGCCAATGTGGTCGACGTCGAGCACATCCGCGAGGGCGTCGAGCTGCACGTCCGCGAGACGGCGATCGAGCTCGTCCTGCAGATCGACGGCCCCGAGCACGGCAAGCGGATCCTGGACGCCGTGCGCGCGGAGGGCTTCTCGACCCGCCTCGAGCGCTAG
- the radA gene encoding DNA repair protein RadA produces the protein MTRRQSHFVCQQCGHVAPAWTGRCPGCGEWNTLAETLRPTAQAAGRPSLRSRAGARSPGGGEPPRPVPLRDVEVPATDRLLTGIAEFDRVLGGGLVPGSLVLIGGSPGIGKSTLTGMALGNLCASGRRVLYISGEESAAQVRVRAERLGDQALAVPALAENSVESVLAALETERPDVCVVDSIQTLHVEGMSGAPGSVGQVREAAAAIMGVAKGLGIAVILVGHVTKDGAVAGPRTLEHLVDCVLLFEGERERSFRTLRALKNRFGATSEVGVFEMRSGGLVEVADPSARFVGEASRAPGSCVLCAMEGTRPLLVEVQALVAPTEVVPPRRVATGIDRNRLAMVLAVLARHGGPSLGSADVFVNVAGGVRVEEPGADLAVALALASAHRGKLLGEGEKPLACFGEVGLTGELRFVAHPERRVAEAIKFGLAPVFAPLAGERTEGLSPQRTLRAALKAALSSTAAGEMREAA, from the coding sequence GTGACGAGACGGCAGTCTCACTTCGTCTGTCAGCAATGCGGCCACGTGGCTCCGGCCTGGACGGGCCGGTGCCCCGGTTGCGGCGAGTGGAACACGCTGGCCGAGACGCTGCGCCCCACCGCCCAGGCAGCGGGGCGCCCGTCGCTGAGGTCGCGCGCCGGGGCTCGATCGCCTGGCGGGGGTGAGCCTCCCCGGCCGGTTCCTCTGCGCGACGTCGAGGTGCCGGCCACGGACCGCCTGCTCACCGGGATCGCCGAGTTCGACAGGGTGCTCGGCGGCGGCCTCGTCCCCGGCTCCCTGGTCCTGATCGGTGGCTCGCCGGGAATCGGCAAGAGCACCCTCACCGGGATGGCGCTCGGCAATCTTTGCGCCTCCGGGCGGCGCGTCCTGTACATCTCCGGGGAGGAGTCGGCAGCCCAGGTCCGGGTGCGCGCCGAGAGGCTGGGCGACCAGGCCCTGGCGGTGCCGGCCCTGGCCGAGAACTCGGTGGAGTCCGTGCTGGCGGCCCTCGAGACGGAGCGGCCCGATGTCTGCGTCGTCGACTCGATTCAAACGCTCCACGTCGAGGGGATGAGCGGGGCGCCGGGCTCCGTGGGACAGGTAAGGGAGGCGGCGGCGGCGATCATGGGGGTCGCCAAGGGGCTCGGCATCGCCGTCATCCTGGTCGGGCACGTGACCAAGGACGGAGCCGTGGCCGGACCGCGGACACTCGAGCACCTGGTGGACTGCGTGCTGCTGTTCGAGGGCGAGCGCGAGCGCAGCTTTCGCACCCTGCGTGCGCTGAAGAACCGCTTCGGCGCCACCAGTGAGGTGGGAGTGTTCGAGATGCGCTCAGGGGGGCTGGTCGAGGTCGCCGATCCCTCTGCGCGCTTCGTGGGCGAGGCGAGTCGGGCGCCGGGGTCGTGCGTGCTGTGCGCCATGGAAGGAACCCGGCCGTTGCTGGTCGAGGTCCAGGCGCTCGTGGCCCCGACGGAGGTCGTGCCGCCCCGTCGCGTCGCCACCGGAATCGACCGCAACCGCCTGGCGATGGTCCTGGCGGTTCTGGCGCGCCATGGTGGACCGTCGCTGGGCTCGGCCGACGTGTTCGTCAACGTCGCCGGAGGGGTGAGGGTGGAGGAACCCGGCGCCGACCTGGCGGTGGCGCTCGCCCTGGCGTCCGCCCATCGCGGGAAGCTGCTCGGGGAAGGCGAAAAGCCACTCGCCTGCTTCGGCGAGGTCGGGCTGACCGGCGAGCTTCGCTTCGTGGCTCACCCGGAACGCCGCGTTGCCGAGGCGATCAAGTTCGGGCTTGCACCGGTCTTCGCTCCGCTGGCAGGTGAGCGGACGGAGGGTCTGAGCCCACAGAGGACCCTGCGAGCCGCCCTGAAAGCCGCCCTATCGTCGACGGCCGCGGGCGAGATGCGCGAGGCGGCTTGA
- the lysS gene encoding lysine--tRNA ligase, translated as MNEERSESHLVAERREKLERLREAGIEPFPHAYEGRSEIADIRSAHEGLAAGDETQDRRRVAGRIAARRGHGRAAFIDLIDRSGRIQLHAREDLLGSEEFDRLLGLDLGDIVGAEGLVFATKRGELSLRLEGWTLLAKSLRPPPDKYHGLEDVEVRYRHRELDPMANPETRELFAKRARVVGTVREWLDERRFVEVETPVLQPLYGGALARPFTTHHNALGRDLYLRIATELYLKRCVIGGIERVYELGKDFRNEGISSKHNPEFTMVEWYEAYADYNDAAERLEQLVAEVAERVLGTTRVERGEVEIDLAPPWRRVTLRDAISAEAGVDLAERPSRDQLAEAMGSDVDAGEGWGKLVDGLLSKLVEPTLVQPTFVLDYPVELSPFAKQHRSEPGLVERWEAFVGGIEIANAFTELNDPDEQRRRFEQQRDELQRGDEEAQPFDEAFLEALEYGMPPMAGVGLGVDRLTMILTGARTLREVVLFPAMRA; from the coding sequence GTGAATGAGGAGCGCTCAGAGTCCCACCTCGTCGCCGAGCGGCGGGAGAAGCTGGAGCGGCTGCGCGAAGCGGGAATCGAGCCCTTTCCGCATGCGTATGAGGGACGCTCGGAGATCGCCGACATCCGTAGCGCACACGAGGGTCTCGCAGCCGGGGACGAGACGCAGGACCGACGCCGCGTCGCCGGCCGGATCGCCGCGCGCCGCGGCCACGGGCGGGCGGCGTTCATCGACCTCATAGACCGCTCGGGGAGGATCCAGCTCCACGCTCGGGAGGACCTGCTCGGCTCCGAGGAATTCGATCGCCTGCTCGGGCTCGACCTGGGGGACATCGTGGGCGCCGAGGGCCTCGTCTTCGCCACCAAGCGCGGCGAGCTGTCGCTCCGCCTCGAGGGATGGACTTTGCTGGCCAAGAGCCTCCGTCCGCCGCCCGACAAATACCACGGGCTCGAGGACGTGGAGGTGCGGTACCGGCATCGCGAGCTCGACCCCATGGCCAACCCGGAGACCCGGGAGCTGTTCGCCAAGCGGGCGCGGGTGGTGGGCACGGTCCGCGAGTGGCTGGACGAGCGGCGGTTTGTCGAGGTCGAGACGCCGGTGCTACAGCCTCTCTATGGCGGCGCCCTGGCACGCCCCTTCACGACCCACCACAACGCCCTCGGCCGCGACCTCTATCTGCGGATCGCCACCGAGCTCTACCTCAAGCGATGCGTGATCGGGGGCATCGAGCGGGTCTACGAGCTGGGCAAGGATTTTCGGAACGAGGGCATCTCCTCGAAACACAACCCCGAGTTCACGATGGTCGAGTGGTACGAGGCGTATGCCGACTACAACGACGCGGCCGAGCGGCTGGAGCAGCTGGTCGCCGAGGTTGCCGAGCGTGTCCTGGGCACCACTCGAGTCGAGCGTGGCGAAGTCGAGATCGACCTGGCGCCGCCCTGGCGCCGCGTGACGCTCCGCGATGCGATCTCCGCCGAGGCCGGCGTCGATCTCGCGGAACGGCCGAGCCGCGACCAGCTCGCGGAGGCGATGGGCTCCGACGTGGACGCCGGCGAGGGCTGGGGGAAGCTTGTCGACGGCCTGCTCTCGAAGCTGGTCGAGCCGACGCTGGTCCAACCCACCTTCGTGCTCGACTACCCGGTGGAGCTGTCGCCCTTCGCCAAGCAGCACCGGTCCGAGCCCGGGTTGGTGGAGCGCTGGGAGGCGTTCGTGGGCGGGATCGAGATCGCGAACGCGTTCACTGAGCTCAACGATCCGGACGAGCAGCGGCGCCGTTTCGAGCAGCAGCGGGACGAGCTTCAGCGCGGCGACGAGGAGGCCCAGCCCTTCGACGAGGCCTTCCTGGAGGCGCTGGAGTACGGGATGCCGCCGATGGCCGGCGTGGGCCTCGGAGTCGACCGCCTGACCATGATCCTGACCGGGGCCCGCACCCTGCGCGAAGTGGTGCTGTTCCCGGCCATGAGGGCCTAA
- a CDS encoding carboxypeptidase M32 codes for MAARLDDLRIALAEISDLGRARALLAWDERTKMPPAGAEARAEQLATLARIRHQRLVSDELDRLLDQAATETSGLPYESDEASLVRVARREWEKARRVPAELRGEITRASSLAEHSWVEAKQRSDFPSFLPHLERNVELKRRYAACLEGFDDFEHTYDPLLDDFEPGMRTAEVAAVLSDLRSGIQPLVAELADRSSAIDDAFLHGHFPRDAQARLAREVVEALPLEEDAWRLDPTVHPFATAIAPSDIRITTRFDERYVGTALWAVIHEAGHGLYENGIARELRRSPLARPVSLGFHESQSRMWENWVGRGRPFVGWLHPRLRRIFPEQFGVVDPETLHRAANKVQPSLIRVEADQVTYNLHIMMRFELEVELFEGRLELADLPEAWNARIADLLGIQVPDDARGVLQDVHWAAGSFGYFPTYSLGNVIAAQIWDAVRESLPDLDGQIASGEFAPLRDWLREHLYRHGAKFMPKEMLERLVGRPIDVAPYLRQLRERTAEIYGV; via the coding sequence ATGGCGGCTCGGTTGGACGACCTGCGGATCGCCCTTGCGGAGATCAGCGATCTCGGCCGCGCGCGGGCTCTCCTGGCCTGGGACGAGCGAACGAAGATGCCGCCGGCGGGAGCGGAGGCCCGCGCCGAGCAGCTGGCGACGCTGGCGCGGATTCGCCACCAGCGCCTGGTGTCGGACGAGCTCGACCGGCTGCTCGATCAGGCGGCCACGGAGACGAGCGGCCTTCCATACGAGTCCGACGAAGCGAGCCTGGTCCGGGTCGCGCGCCGGGAGTGGGAGAAGGCGCGGCGGGTGCCGGCTGAGCTGCGGGGGGAGATCACCCGTGCCTCCTCGCTCGCGGAACACTCATGGGTCGAGGCGAAGCAGCGCTCCGACTTCCCCTCGTTCCTGCCCCATCTGGAACGCAACGTCGAGCTCAAGCGCCGCTACGCGGCGTGCCTCGAGGGCTTCGATGACTTCGAGCACACCTACGACCCGCTGCTGGACGACTTCGAGCCCGGAATGAGGACCGCCGAGGTCGCCGCCGTGCTTTCGGACCTCCGCAGCGGGATCCAGCCGCTCGTGGCCGAGCTCGCTGACCGCTCCAGTGCGATCGACGATGCCTTCCTTCACGGCCATTTCCCTCGGGACGCCCAGGCGCGGCTCGCCCGCGAGGTGGTGGAGGCGCTGCCGCTCGAGGAGGACGCGTGGCGCCTCGACCCGACCGTGCATCCGTTCGCGACCGCGATCGCCCCCTCCGATATCCGGATCACGACGCGATTCGACGAGCGCTACGTCGGCACCGCGCTCTGGGCCGTCATCCACGAGGCCGGCCATGGCCTGTACGAGAACGGGATCGCTCGGGAGCTTCGGCGCTCGCCGTTGGCGAGGCCGGTCTCGCTGGGCTTTCACGAGTCGCAGAGCCGCATGTGGGAGAACTGGGTGGGGCGCGGCCGCCCCTTCGTGGGATGGCTCCATCCGCGCCTTCGCCGGATCTTTCCGGAGCAGTTCGGAGTCGTCGACCCCGAGACGCTCCATCGGGCGGCGAACAAGGTCCAGCCCTCGCTGATCCGGGTGGAGGCCGACCAGGTCACCTACAACCTCCACATCATGATGCGCTTCGAGCTCGAGGTCGAGCTCTTCGAGGGCCGCCTGGAGCTGGCGGACCTGCCCGAGGCCTGGAACGCGCGGATCGCCGACTTACTCGGGATCCAGGTTCCCGATGACGCCCGCGGAGTCCTTCAGGACGTCCACTGGGCGGCGGGCTCGTTCGGGTACTTCCCCACTTACTCGCTGGGCAACGTGATCGCCGCCCAGATCTGGGACGCCGTTCGTGAGTCCCTGCCGGACCTCGACGGACAGATAGCGAGCGGCGAGTTCGCGCCGCTTCGAGACTGGCTTCGGGAGCACCTCTACCGGCACGGCGCCAAGTTCATGCCGAAGGAGATGCTCGAGCGGCTGGTCGGCCGCCCGATTGACGTCGCCCCGTATCTGCGCCAGCTCCGCGAGCGTACGGCCGAGATCTATGGGGTGTAG
- the greA gene encoding transcription elongation factor GreA: MARQSLITQEGLDKLREELEHMTTVKRREVAARIKDAREFGDIMENAEYDDAKNEQALLEQRIAQLEERVRRATVVDEKQINTDVVSVGVRVHVKDQKSGDSKKFQIVGSAEADPTEDKLSNESPIGSALVGHKRGDVVSVEVPRGPKRKLKITKIEAA; encoded by the coding sequence GTGGCCCGTCAATCACTGATCACGCAGGAGGGTCTGGACAAGCTCCGCGAGGAGCTGGAGCACATGACCACCGTGAAGCGCCGCGAGGTGGCCGCGCGGATCAAGGACGCTCGCGAGTTCGGCGACATCATGGAGAACGCCGAGTACGACGACGCCAAGAACGAGCAGGCCCTGCTCGAACAGCGGATCGCACAGCTCGAGGAGCGGGTGCGCCGCGCCACCGTGGTGGACGAGAAGCAGATCAACACCGACGTCGTCTCGGTGGGCGTACGCGTCCACGTCAAGGACCAGAAGTCCGGCGACTCGAAGAAGTTCCAGATCGTGGGCTCGGCCGAGGCAGATCCGACCGAGGACAAGCTCTCCAACGAGTCGCCGATCGGCAGCGCGCTGGTGGGCCACAAGCGCGGCGACGTGGTCAGCGTGGAGGTCCCGCGCGGACCGAAGCGCAAGCTGAAGATCACCAAGATCGAGGCCGCCTGA
- a CDS encoding ATP-dependent Clp protease ATP-binding subunit, protein MFERFTERARQVVVLAQEEARTLKHNYIGTEHILLGLLREEEGLAARVLESLDITVERVRAQVVRIVGSGEEVTSGQIPFTPRAKKVLELALREALSLGHNYIGTEHILLGLVRENEGVAARILLDFDADSEKIRNEVIRMLSGPGGRRSGAAAGAGEGKKSSKLLDQFGRNLTKLAAESKLDPVIGRETEIERIMQILSRRTKNNPVLVGEPGVGKTAIVEGLASRITKGEVPELLKNRQIYTLDLAALVAGSKYRGEFEERLKKVMKEITQRGDIVLFIDELHNLVGAGAAEGAIDAASILKPALARGEIQTIGATTMDEYRKYLERDSALERRFQQIRVDQPSIQDTVSILEGLRERYEEHHHVKLTDDALRAAAELADRYISDRFLPDKAIDLIDEAASRMRIKSMSQPPVYRDLEEEIEETRRAKETAIEAQEFEKAANLRDTERQLTNRKRELEDQWAAGDGGERPEVGEEEIADIVSMWTGIPVFKLTEAETKKLLRMEDELHKRVIGQDVAITAVSKAIRRSRAGIKDPKRPAGSFIFLGPSGVGKTELARTLAEFLFGDEDSMVRIDMSEYMEKHAVSRLVGSPPGYVGYDEGGQLTEAVRRKPYSVLLLDEIEKAHPDVFNILLQILEDGRLTDAQGRTVDFRNTIVIMTSNIGAKDIARNVSFGFGTSDETGTSYEEMKDRIMGELKKVFRPEFLNRIDEVIVFHKLTMDEIKEIIELMIGRVRAQVAEHELQLDLDEGAKELLADRGWDPAMGARPLRRAIQRYIEDPLADEVLRQGDIASGSTVLVERDPSGDDEERPLKMTLVKPRKQPAKKREPVGVGAKSSDEDGAPSDADRAPEQDGDGGNVPPEREPEQPPEADAEPE, encoded by the coding sequence TTGTTCGAGCGATTCACAGAACGTGCCCGTCAAGTGGTCGTCCTCGCCCAGGAGGAGGCCCGGACCCTCAAGCACAACTACATCGGCACCGAGCACATCCTGCTCGGGCTGCTGCGCGAGGAGGAGGGCCTCGCTGCGCGCGTCCTCGAGTCGCTCGACATCACCGTCGAGCGGGTCCGCGCCCAGGTGGTGCGGATCGTCGGCTCCGGCGAGGAAGTCACGTCCGGTCAGATCCCCTTCACGCCGCGTGCCAAGAAGGTGCTGGAGCTGGCGCTGCGCGAGGCGCTCTCGCTTGGGCACAACTACATCGGCACCGAGCACATCCTGCTCGGCCTGGTGCGCGAGAACGAGGGGGTCGCCGCCCGGATCCTGCTCGACTTCGACGCTGACTCGGAGAAGATCCGTAACGAGGTGATTCGCATGCTCTCCGGTCCGGGTGGTCGCCGCTCGGGTGCTGCGGCGGGAGCTGGCGAAGGCAAGAAGTCTTCGAAGCTGCTCGACCAGTTCGGGCGCAACCTCACCAAGCTGGCCGCCGAATCGAAGCTCGACCCGGTGATCGGCCGTGAGACCGAGATCGAGCGGATCATGCAGATCCTTTCGCGCCGGACCAAGAACAACCCCGTCCTGGTCGGTGAGCCGGGCGTGGGCAAGACCGCGATCGTCGAGGGGCTCGCCTCGCGGATCACCAAGGGCGAGGTCCCGGAGCTGCTCAAGAACCGGCAGATCTACACCCTGGATCTGGCCGCCCTGGTCGCCGGCTCGAAGTACCGCGGCGAGTTCGAGGAACGGCTGAAGAAGGTGATGAAGGAGATCACCCAGCGGGGCGACATCGTGCTGTTCATCGACGAGCTCCACAACCTGGTCGGCGCCGGCGCCGCCGAGGGCGCAATCGACGCCGCCTCCATCCTCAAGCCGGCCCTGGCCCGCGGCGAGATCCAGACGATCGGCGCCACGACGATGGACGAGTACCGGAAGTACCTCGAGCGCGACTCGGCGCTGGAGCGCCGCTTCCAGCAGATCAGGGTCGACCAGCCGTCGATCCAGGACACGGTCTCCATCCTCGAAGGCCTGCGCGAGCGCTACGAGGAGCACCACCACGTCAAGCTGACGGACGACGCCCTGCGCGCCGCCGCGGAGCTTGCCGACCGCTACATCTCCGACCGCTTCCTGCCCGACAAGGCGATCGACCTGATTGACGAGGCGGCTTCGCGGATGCGGATCAAGTCCATGTCGCAGCCGCCGGTGTACCGGGACCTCGAGGAGGAGATCGAGGAGACCCGTCGGGCCAAGGAGACCGCGATCGAGGCACAGGAGTTCGAGAAGGCCGCAAACCTGCGCGACACCGAGCGTCAGCTCACCAATCGCAAGCGCGAGCTCGAGGACCAGTGGGCCGCAGGCGACGGCGGCGAGCGCCCCGAGGTCGGCGAGGAGGAGATAGCCGACATCGTCTCGATGTGGACCGGAATCCCCGTGTTCAAGCTGACCGAGGCCGAGACCAAGAAGCTCTTGCGGATGGAGGACGAGCTGCACAAGCGGGTGATCGGTCAGGATGTCGCGATCACCGCGGTCTCGAAGGCGATCCGCCGCTCCCGCGCCGGCATCAAGGATCCGAAGCGGCCGGCCGGCTCATTCATCTTCCTCGGGCCCTCCGGCGTCGGCAAGACCGAGCTCGCTCGCACCCTTGCGGAGTTCCTGTTCGGGGACGAGGACTCGATGGTGCGAATCGACATGTCCGAGTACATGGAGAAGCATGCGGTCTCGCGGCTCGTGGGGTCCCCGCCCGGCTACGTCGGCTACGACGAGGGCGGCCAGCTCACCGAGGCGGTGCGCCGCAAGCCCTACTCGGTGCTGCTGCTCGACGAGATCGAGAAGGCACACCCCGACGTCTTCAACATCCTGCTCCAGATCCTGGAAGACGGGCGGCTCACCGATGCCCAGGGGCGCACGGTCGACTTCCGCAACACGATCGTGATCATGACCTCGAACATCGGCGCGAAGGACATCGCCCGCAACGTCTCCTTCGGCTTCGGCACCTCGGACGAGACCGGCACCTCCTACGAGGAGATGAAGGACCGCATCATGGGCGAGCTGAAGAAGGTGTTCCGCCCCGAGTTCCTGAACCGGATCGACGAGGTGATCGTCTTCCACAAGCTGACCATGGACGAGATCAAGGAGATCATCGAGCTGATGATCGGCCGCGTCCGGGCGCAGGTCGCCGAGCACGAGCTCCAGCTCGACCTGGACGAGGGAGCCAAGGAGCTGCTGGCCGACCGGGGCTGGGACCCGGCAATGGGGGCCCGGCCGCTGCGTCGCGCGATTCAGCGCTACATCGAGGATCCGCTCGCCGACGAGGTGCTGCGCCAGGGCGACATCGCGTCCGGGAGCACGGTGCTGGTCGAGCGCGACCCGTCCGGCGACGACGAGGAGCGCCCGCTGAAGATGACGCTCGTCAAGCCACGTAAGCAGCCCGCCAAGAAGCGCGAGCCCGTTGGAGTGGGAGCCAAGTCCTCGGACGAGGATGGCGCGCCTTCTGATGCCGACAGGGCTCCGGAGCAGGACGGCGACGGCGGGAACGTCCCACCCGAGCGCGAGCCCGAGCAGCCGCCTGAAGCAGACGCAGAGCCGGAGTAG
- a CDS encoding tRNA-dihydrouridine synthase — protein MTVANRVLLAPLAGIGNWFVRLQARRHGAGLAVSEMVSSFGLHHRNERTIRELLRIHPGEHPVSIQLFGHDPAVMRSAAAIAADAGADLIDLNMGCPVRKICSSGAGAALLQQPELAVRLAKAAAEGSGRPVTVKVRSGIGAGDRSGLDLAVRLVEEAGVAAVALHPRSAAVRHRGKPDYALVRQLVRRVAGTVPLIVSGGVSTADEARRAYRESAADAVMIARGALGNPWIFGQLSGRRGDRPPARAEIVHELLWTMDRAEEHLGERRAARYARKFYPWYLERLGVRGRQADAFQRTESLADARRLLASLEGPLPLAA, from the coding sequence GTGACGGTCGCCAACCGCGTCCTGCTCGCGCCCCTCGCCGGGATCGGCAACTGGTTCGTGCGCCTCCAGGCCCGTCGTCACGGCGCGGGGCTTGCGGTCTCGGAGATGGTCTCGAGCTTCGGGCTTCATCACCGCAATGAGCGCACGATCCGCGAGCTGCTCCGCATTCACCCCGGGGAGCACCCAGTCTCGATCCAGTTGTTCGGCCACGATCCCGCCGTGATGCGCTCGGCGGCGGCGATCGCCGCCGACGCCGGCGCCGACCTGATCGACCTCAACATGGGCTGTCCGGTGCGGAAGATCTGCTCGTCCGGTGCCGGCGCGGCGCTCTTGCAACAGCCCGAGCTCGCCGTCCGGCTTGCAAAAGCGGCAGCCGAGGGCTCGGGGCGTCCGGTCACCGTGAAGGTTCGCTCCGGAATCGGCGCCGGTGACCGCTCAGGCCTGGACCTGGCCGTGCGGCTGGTGGAGGAGGCCGGCGTCGCGGCGGTCGCTTTGCATCCTCGAAGCGCCGCCGTGCGGCACCGGGGGAAGCCGGATTACGCCCTGGTCCGCCAGCTCGTCCGGCGGGTCGCGGGGACCGTGCCCTTGATCGTCTCAGGCGGGGTGAGCACCGCCGACGAGGCGCGCCGCGCCTACCGCGAGTCCGCGGCCGATGCGGTCATGATCGCCCGCGGCGCGCTCGGCAACCCGTGGATCTTCGGGCAGCTCAGCGGCCGCCGAGGCGACCGTCCGCCGGCACGCGCCGAGATCGTCCACGAGCTCCTCTGGACGATGGACCGCGCCGAGGAGCATCTCGGCGAGCGCCGCGCCGCGCGCTATGCCCGCAAGTTCTACCCGTGGTATCTGGAACGGCTGGGCGTCCGCGGCCGCCAGGCCGACGCCTTCCAGCGGACCGAGAGCCTCGCTGACGCGAGGCGCCTGCTTGCCTCGCTCGAGGGGCCGCTGCCGCTCGCGGCCTGA